One window of Cucurbita pepo subsp. pepo cultivar mu-cu-16 chromosome LG19, ASM280686v2, whole genome shotgun sequence genomic DNA carries:
- the LOC111782293 gene encoding phosphoinositide phosphatase SAC7-like isoform X2, producing MMEKTDSAQKLYTRMRLWEFPDQYVIEPTDGSCGSSLSVSRVDGSMKLIEELPQCSSVRVPKIRTIFGVIGMLKLLAGSYLIVITDRESVGSYLGHPIFRISSLKVFPCDHSVNSSPVEQKKMEAEFSGLLNVAEKTPGLYFSYDTNLTLSAQRLHALGDESKLLPLWRQAEPRFLWNNYLLEVLIDSKLDPYLLPVIQGSFQNFQAAIGKDIVDVTLIARRCTRRTGTRLWRRGADSDGYVANFVESEQIVQLNGFTASFVQIRGSIPLLWEQIVDLTYKPKFELVKTEEFPRIAERHFLDLRKKYGAVLAVDLVNTHGAEGRLSEKFASASQHVTGDDVRYLHFDFHQICGHVHFERLSILYEQISDFLDKNGYMLLNEHGEKMKEQLGVVRTNCIDCLDRTNVTQSMIARKILESQLRRLGIFAAEETISSHPNLDDSFKIIWANHGDDISTQYSGTPALKGDFVRYGQRTIQGILKDGWNALLRYYLNNFVDGTKQDAIDLLQGHYIVSVSRDLTPTAQKGGLEAVASFPLAFSLVLTGFFFAALSLRQARYDLRHLFFSMLWAGLSIAIAGFVKANGRIFCNRPRLHKPRS from the exons ATGATGGAGAAGACAGATTCAGCACAGAAGTTGTATACACGCATGCGATTATGGGAATTTCCGGATCAGTATGTTATAGAGCCGACTGATGGCTCTTGTGGTTCGTCTTTGTCAGTTAGTCGTGTCGATGGATCTATGAAACTTATAG AAGAGCTTCCTCAATGCAGCTCTGTCAGGGTTCCAAAGATAAGGACAATTTTTGGAGTGATTGGCATGCTGAAACTGTTAGCAG GGTCATATTTAATTGTCATTACTGACCGTGAGAGCGTGGGGTCTTATTTGGGGCATCCAATCTTTAGAATTTCATCCTTGAAAGTTTTTCCATGTGATCATTCAGTAAACAGTTCTCCTGTGGAGCAG AAAAAGATGGAGGCAGAGTTTTCTGGACTCTTGAATGTTGCAGAGAAGACTCCTGGTCTCTATTTTTCCTATGATACCAATTTAACCCTGAG CGCACAAAGATTGCATGCTTTAGGTGATGAATCAAAGTTACTACCCTTATGGAGACAG GCAGAACCAAGATTTCTTTGGAACAATTATTTGTTGGAAGTACTCATCGATAGCAAG CTTGATCCATATTTACTTCCTGTTATCCAAGGCA GCTTCCAGAACTTTCAGGCTGCTATTGGAAAAGATATTGTTGATGTAACTCTGATTGCTCGTAGATGCACAAGGAGAACAG GAACTCGACTGTGGAGAAGAGGAGCCGACTCTGATGGATATGTTGCTAATTTTGTGGAAAGTGAGCAAATTGTTCAATTGAATGGATTCACAGCATCATTTGTTCAG ATTCGGGGATCAATTCCATTGCTTTGGGAGCAAATTGTTGATTTGACATACAAGCCCAAATTTGAATTAGTGAAAACTGAAGAATTT CCTCGAATAGCCGAGCGGCATTTTCTCGATTTAAGGAAGAAGTATGGGGCTGTCTTGGCTGTTGATCTTGTCAACACG CATGGAGCTGAGGGGCGTTTGAGCGAAAAATTCGCAAGTGCCTCGCAACATGTTACCGGTGATGATGTAAG ATACCTGCATTTTGATTTCCATCAAATCTGCGGGCATGTTCATTTTGAGCGCCTCTCGATCCTTTATGAACAAATCTCAGACTTCCTTGATAAAAATGG GTACATGTTATTGAATGAACATGgtgagaaaatgaaggaacaGCTTGGAGTTGTGAGGACCAATTGTATTGATTGCTTGGACCGCACAAATGTTACGCAG AGTATGATAGCCCGAAAGATATTGGAATCTCAACTCAGGAGACTTGGAATTTTTGCTGCTGAAGAAACCATTAGCTCACATCCGAACCTCGATGATAGCTTTAAAATCA TTTGGGCTAATCATGGAGATGATATAAGCACACAATATTCCGGCACTCCCGCTTTGAAAGGAGATTTTGTTAG ATATGGCCAACGGACGATTCAGGGGATCTTGAAGGATGGTTGGAATGCTCTCCTAcgttattatttgaataacTTTGTTGATGGAACAAAACAG GATGCTATTGATCTCTTGCAAGGACACTATATCGTTTCAGTTAGTCGGGATTTGACTCCCACAGCTCAAAAGGGAGGCTTAGAAGCTGTAGCG TCCTTCCCACTGGCTTTCTCTCTGGTGTTGACAGGGTTCTTTTTTGCAGCCTTGTCATTAAGACAAG CTCGCTATGATCTTCGACACTTGTTCTTCTCAATGCTGTGGGCAGGCCTGAGCATAGCTATAGCAGGTTTTGTTAAAGCCAACGGTCGGATTTTCTGCAATCGACCTCGTCTGCACAAACCTCGATCATGA
- the LOC111782293 gene encoding phosphoinositide phosphatase SAC7-like isoform X1, which translates to MMEKTDSAQKLYTRMRLWEFPDQYVIEPTDGSCGSSLSVSRVDGSMKLIEELPQCSSVRVPKIRTIFGVIGMLKLLAGSYLIVITDRESVGSYLGHPIFRISSLKVFPCDHSVNSSPVEQQKKMEAEFSGLLNVAEKTPGLYFSYDTNLTLSAQRLHALGDESKLLPLWRQAEPRFLWNNYLLEVLIDSKLDPYLLPVIQGSFQNFQAAIGKDIVDVTLIARRCTRRTGTRLWRRGADSDGYVANFVESEQIVQLNGFTASFVQIRGSIPLLWEQIVDLTYKPKFELVKTEEFPRIAERHFLDLRKKYGAVLAVDLVNTHGAEGRLSEKFASASQHVTGDDVRYLHFDFHQICGHVHFERLSILYEQISDFLDKNGYMLLNEHGEKMKEQLGVVRTNCIDCLDRTNVTQSMIARKILESQLRRLGIFAAEETISSHPNLDDSFKIIWANHGDDISTQYSGTPALKGDFVRYGQRTIQGILKDGWNALLRYYLNNFVDGTKQDAIDLLQGHYIVSVSRDLTPTAQKGGLEAVASFPLAFSLVLTGFFFAALSLRQARYDLRHLFFSMLWAGLSIAIAGFVKANGRIFCNRPRLHKPRS; encoded by the exons ATGATGGAGAAGACAGATTCAGCACAGAAGTTGTATACACGCATGCGATTATGGGAATTTCCGGATCAGTATGTTATAGAGCCGACTGATGGCTCTTGTGGTTCGTCTTTGTCAGTTAGTCGTGTCGATGGATCTATGAAACTTATAG AAGAGCTTCCTCAATGCAGCTCTGTCAGGGTTCCAAAGATAAGGACAATTTTTGGAGTGATTGGCATGCTGAAACTGTTAGCAG GGTCATATTTAATTGTCATTACTGACCGTGAGAGCGTGGGGTCTTATTTGGGGCATCCAATCTTTAGAATTTCATCCTTGAAAGTTTTTCCATGTGATCATTCAGTAAACAGTTCTCCTGTGGAGCAG CAGAAAAAGATGGAGGCAGAGTTTTCTGGACTCTTGAATGTTGCAGAGAAGACTCCTGGTCTCTATTTTTCCTATGATACCAATTTAACCCTGAG CGCACAAAGATTGCATGCTTTAGGTGATGAATCAAAGTTACTACCCTTATGGAGACAG GCAGAACCAAGATTTCTTTGGAACAATTATTTGTTGGAAGTACTCATCGATAGCAAG CTTGATCCATATTTACTTCCTGTTATCCAAGGCA GCTTCCAGAACTTTCAGGCTGCTATTGGAAAAGATATTGTTGATGTAACTCTGATTGCTCGTAGATGCACAAGGAGAACAG GAACTCGACTGTGGAGAAGAGGAGCCGACTCTGATGGATATGTTGCTAATTTTGTGGAAAGTGAGCAAATTGTTCAATTGAATGGATTCACAGCATCATTTGTTCAG ATTCGGGGATCAATTCCATTGCTTTGGGAGCAAATTGTTGATTTGACATACAAGCCCAAATTTGAATTAGTGAAAACTGAAGAATTT CCTCGAATAGCCGAGCGGCATTTTCTCGATTTAAGGAAGAAGTATGGGGCTGTCTTGGCTGTTGATCTTGTCAACACG CATGGAGCTGAGGGGCGTTTGAGCGAAAAATTCGCAAGTGCCTCGCAACATGTTACCGGTGATGATGTAAG ATACCTGCATTTTGATTTCCATCAAATCTGCGGGCATGTTCATTTTGAGCGCCTCTCGATCCTTTATGAACAAATCTCAGACTTCCTTGATAAAAATGG GTACATGTTATTGAATGAACATGgtgagaaaatgaaggaacaGCTTGGAGTTGTGAGGACCAATTGTATTGATTGCTTGGACCGCACAAATGTTACGCAG AGTATGATAGCCCGAAAGATATTGGAATCTCAACTCAGGAGACTTGGAATTTTTGCTGCTGAAGAAACCATTAGCTCACATCCGAACCTCGATGATAGCTTTAAAATCA TTTGGGCTAATCATGGAGATGATATAAGCACACAATATTCCGGCACTCCCGCTTTGAAAGGAGATTTTGTTAG ATATGGCCAACGGACGATTCAGGGGATCTTGAAGGATGGTTGGAATGCTCTCCTAcgttattatttgaataacTTTGTTGATGGAACAAAACAG GATGCTATTGATCTCTTGCAAGGACACTATATCGTTTCAGTTAGTCGGGATTTGACTCCCACAGCTCAAAAGGGAGGCTTAGAAGCTGTAGCG TCCTTCCCACTGGCTTTCTCTCTGGTGTTGACAGGGTTCTTTTTTGCAGCCTTGTCATTAAGACAAG CTCGCTATGATCTTCGACACTTGTTCTTCTCAATGCTGTGGGCAGGCCTGAGCATAGCTATAGCAGGTTTTGTTAAAGCCAACGGTCGGATTTTCTGCAATCGACCTCGTCTGCACAAACCTCGATCATGA
- the LOC111782296 gene encoding heterogeneous nuclear ribonucleoprotein H2-like isoform X1, whose translation MYGPRGAMLGSGGVSDGYEVGSKRQRMMEPNPYFAVSSSTVGFQPYGYGSFPPTHAFPVVRLRGLPFNCSDIDIFKFFAGLDIVDVLLVNKNGRFMGEAFVVFAGSVQVEFALQRDRQNMGRRYVEVFRCKRQDYYNAIAAEVNYEGIYDNDYHGSPPPRQKRFSDKDQMEYTEILKLRGLPFSVKKSDIIEFFGEFDLAEDRIHIASRPDGKATGEAYVEFASEEEAKRAMSKDKMTIGSRYVELFPSTSNEARRAESRSRQ comes from the exons ATGTACGGACCTAGAGG GGCAATGTTGGGAAGCGGGGGGGTTTCGGATGGGTACGAAGTCGGCTCAAAAAGACAAAGAATGATGGAACCGAATCCCTACTTCGCAGTTAGCAGCAGCACTGTCGGATTTCAACCATATGGCTATGGGAGTTTTCCTCCTACTCATGCCTTTCCTGTGGTTCGCCTTAGAGGGCTTCCCTTCAACTGCTCTGACATTGACATTTTCAAGTTCTTTGCTGGACTGGACATTGTGGATGTGCTACTGGTCAACAAGAATGGGCGGTTCATGGGAGAGGCCTTTGTTGTCTTCGCAGGCTCTGTGCAAGTTGAGTTCGCATTGCAACGGGATCGACAAAATATGGGGCGTAGGTACGTAGAAGTCTTCAGGTGCAAAAGGCAGGATTATTATAATGCCATTGCTGCTGAAGTAAACTACGAGGGCATTTATGATAACGACTACCATGGAAGTCCTCCTCCTCGACAAAAGAGGTTCAGCGACAAGGACCAGATGGAATACACTGAGATACTGAAGCTGCGTGGTCTGCCTTTCTCTGTGAAAAAATCCGACATTATTGAGTTTTTTGGAGAGTTTGACCTCGCTGAAGATAGGATACATATTGCAAGCCGTCCAGATGGGAAGGCTACTGGTGAGGCTTACGTTGAGTTTGCTTCAGAAGAGGAGGCAAAGAGAGCAATGAGTAAGGACAAGATGACAATTGGGTCGAGATATGTGGAGTTGTTTCCTTCAACCTCAAATGAGGCTAGAAGAGCTGAGTCAAGGTCAAGACAGTGA
- the LOC111782296 gene encoding heterogeneous nuclear ribonucleoprotein F-like isoform X2 produces MGEAFVVFAGSVQVEFALQRDRQNMGRRYVEVFRCKRQDYYNAIAAEVNYEGIYDNDYHGSPPPRQKRFSDKDQMEYTEILKLRGLPFSVKKSDIIEFFGEFDLAEDRIHIASRPDGKATGEAYVEFASEEEAKRAMSKDKMTIGSRYVELFPSTSNEARRAESRSRQ; encoded by the coding sequence ATGGGAGAGGCCTTTGTTGTCTTCGCAGGCTCTGTGCAAGTTGAGTTCGCATTGCAACGGGATCGACAAAATATGGGGCGTAGGTACGTAGAAGTCTTCAGGTGCAAAAGGCAGGATTATTATAATGCCATTGCTGCTGAAGTAAACTACGAGGGCATTTATGATAACGACTACCATGGAAGTCCTCCTCCTCGACAAAAGAGGTTCAGCGACAAGGACCAGATGGAATACACTGAGATACTGAAGCTGCGTGGTCTGCCTTTCTCTGTGAAAAAATCCGACATTATTGAGTTTTTTGGAGAGTTTGACCTCGCTGAAGATAGGATACATATTGCAAGCCGTCCAGATGGGAAGGCTACTGGTGAGGCTTACGTTGAGTTTGCTTCAGAAGAGGAGGCAAAGAGAGCAATGAGTAAGGACAAGATGACAATTGGGTCGAGATATGTGGAGTTGTTTCCTTCAACCTCAAATGAGGCTAGAAGAGCTGAGTCAAGGTCAAGACAGTGA
- the LOC111782264 gene encoding SRSF protein kinase 1-like — MSCSSSSASEDDEGIDSYRKGGYHAVRIGDHFAGGRYVAQRKLGWGQFSTVWLAYDTRTSKYVSLKIQKSAPQFAEAALHEIEVLSAISGSDPSSSKCIVQLIDHFKHAGPNGQHLCMVLEFLGDSLLRLIKYNRYKVLELNKVREICRCILVALDYLHRELGIIHTDLKPENILLFSTIDPTKDPVRSGLAPILERPEGNTIGGATMNLIEKKLKRRARRAVSRISERTVSLGGASPKPEDRKLDGIDLRCKIVDFGNACWADKQFMEEIQTRQYRAPEVILQSGYSYSVDMWSFGCIAFELATGDMMLTPKVGQDYSEDEDHLALMMELLGKMPKKIAIGGARSKDYFDRHGDLKRIRRLKFWPLSRLLVEKYKLPEADAQGFAEFLSPILDFAPEKRPTAQQCLQHPWLNPRNVTQSEVKNKSEVQKVNVGMSNLQIRVGK; from the exons ATGTCGTGTTCATCTTCATCGGCGTCTGAGGATGATGAGGGAATCGATTCTTACAGGAAAGGAGGGTACCATGCAGTGAGGATCGGCGATCATTTCGCCGGCGGCCGCTATGTTGCTCAGAGAAAGCTGGGTTGGGGTCAATTCTCCACCGTCTGGCTCGCCTATGATACTCGCACCTCT aAATATGTATCACTTAAGATCCAGAAAAGTGCTCCCCAATTTGCTGAAGCTGCACTTCATGAAATTGAAGTTCTTTCAGCAATTTCGGGAAGCGATCCCTCGAGCTCCAAGTGCATTGTGCAACTGATTGATCATTTTAAGCACGCGGGGCCGAATGGACAACATCTGTGTATGGTTCTTGAGTTTCTTGGCGATAGCCTGCTTCGGTTGATCAAGTATAATCGTTATAAAGTTCTCGAGTTGAATAAAGTCAGGGAGATCTGCAGATGTATTTTGGTTGCTCTGGACTATTTGCACAGAGAACTTGGCATTATCCACACTGATCTGAAACCTGAAAATATTCTTCTGTTTTCCACCATTGATCCTACCAAAGATCCTGTAAGATCTGGACTGGCCCCTATTCTTGAAAGGCCTGAGGGGAACACAATTGGTGGAGCAACCATGAATCTTATtgagaagaaattgaaaagaagagCAAGGAGAGCAGTGTCGAGGATCTCCGAACGAACCGTTTCTTTGGGAGGAGCGTCCCCGAAGCCTGAAGACAGAAAACTAGATGGTATCGATCTGAGGTGCAAGATTGTGGATTTTGGTAATGCATGTTGGGCAGATAAGCAGTTCATGGAAGAGATTCAAACAAGACAGTATCGAGCTCCTGAAGTCATACTGCAGTCTGGATATTCCTACTCGGTTGACATGTGGTCGTTTGGTTGCATCGCTTTCGAACTCGCCACAGGTGATATGATGCTTACTCCAAAAGTTGGACAAGACTATAGCGAGGACGAG GATCATCTTGCATTAATGATGGAACTTCTTGGAAAGATGCCTAAAAAA ATTGCTATAGGAGGCGCTCGATCGAAAGACTACTTCGATAGGCACGGGGACCTGAAGAGGATTCGGAGGCTGAAATTCTGGCCTCTTAGTCGACTGCTGGTCGAGAAATATAAACTTCCAGAAGCTGATGCTCAAGGTTTTGCTGAGTTTCTGAGTCCCATTCTTGATTTCGCTCCAGAGAAGCGACCAACCGCGCAGCAATGCCTGCAGCATCCATGGCTGAATCCGAGGAACGTAACTCAAAGTGAGGTGAAGAATAAATCCGAGGTCCAAAAGGTGAATGTTGGAATGAGCAACCTCCAGATTAGAGTGGGTAAGTGA
- the LOC111781865 gene encoding 54S ribosomal protein L19, mitochondrial-like, whose product MATLKEILTRRPVAAAIRLTVPAGGARPAPAVGPALGQYRLNLMAFCKDFNARTQKYKADTPMAVTITAFKDNTFKFTVKSPSVTWYLKKSAGIESGSGRPGHVVASTLSLKHIYEIAKVKQSDPYCQYMPLESICKSIIGTANNMGIKVVKELD is encoded by the coding sequence ATGGCCACTTTGAAAGAGATCCTAACTAGGCGACCCGTCGCCGCCGCCATCAGGCTCACTGTCCCTGCCGGCGGAGCTCGGCCAGCGCCAGCGGTGGGCCCGGCGCTTGGTCAGTACCGGCTGAATCTGATGGCCTTCTGCAAGGATTTCAATGCCCGAACTCAGAAGTACAAGGCGGACACACCCATGGCCGTCACCATCACGGCTTTTAAGGACAACACCTTCAAGTTCACCGTCAAGTCGCCGTCGGTCACTTGGTACCTGAAGAAATCCGCCGGGATCGAGTCTGGGAGCGGCCGCCCAGGCCATGTGGTCGCCTCCACGCTCTCCCTCAAGCACATTTACGAGATCGCGAAAGTCAAGCAGTCCGATCCTTATTGCCAGTACATGCCATTAGAGTCCATTTGTAAGTCCATTATCGGCACTGCCAATAACATGGGAATTAAGGTTGTTAAGGAATTGGATTAA